The following proteins come from a genomic window of Excalfactoria chinensis isolate bCotChi1 chromosome 6, bCotChi1.hap2, whole genome shotgun sequence:
- the ARL3 gene encoding ADP-ribosylation factor-like protein 3, whose amino-acid sequence MGLLSILRKLKSTPDQEVRILLLGLDNAGKTTLLKQLASEDISHITPTQGFNIKSVQSQGFKLNVWDIGGQRKIRPYWRNYFENTDILIYVIDSADRKRFEETGQELAELLDEEKLGGVPVLIFANKQDLLTAAPASEIAEGLNLHTIRDRVWQIQSCSALSGEGVQDGMNWVCKNVNAKKK is encoded by the exons ATG GGTTTACTGTCAATCCTGCGTAAACTGAAAAGCACCCCAGACCAGGAGGTGAGGATCCTCCTCTTGGGGCTGGATAATGCAGGCAAGACCACACTCCTGAAACAGCTGGCGTCTGAGGACATAAGCCACATCACACCAACACAG GGCTTTAACATCAAAAGCGTACAGTCTCAAGGCTTCAAGCTGAACGTATGGGACATAGGCGGACAGAGGAAGATCAGGCCATACTGGAGGAActattttgaaaacactgatATCCTT atctATGTCATTGACAGTGCAGATAGGAAGAGGTTTGAAGAAACAGGTCAG GAGCTGGCTGAGCTTTTGGATGAAGAAAAGCTTGGTGGAGTCCCCGTGCTCATATTCGCTAACAAGCAGGATTTGCTGACGGCTGCCCCTGCTTCAGAGATTGCCGAGGGACTGAACCTACACACAATCCGTGACAGAGTCTGGCAGATCCAGTCTTGTTCCGCTCTTTCAGGAGAGGGAGTACAG
- the SFXN2 gene encoding sideroflexin-2: MAAVPLGFDIDAPRWDQSTFMGRLRHFFNITDPRTVLVPERELDRAQAVVAGCRAGMVPPGSSQEQLLYAKKLYDSAFHPDSGEKMNLIGRMSFQVPGGMAITGFMLQFYRTVPAVVFWQWVNQSFNAIVNYTNRNAASPISLAQIGVAYVTATSAALATAVGLNLYTKRAPPLLARWVPFAAVAAANCVNIPMMRQQEIIHGISVTDEDNNELGHSRRAAVKGIAQVVVSRITMAAPGMIILPIIMERLEKFPFMQRIRVLHAPLQVLLCGGFLLFMVPAACALFPQRCSLALSDLEPELRDSIVAMHGDKVPYVYFNKGL; this comes from the exons ATGGCTGCTGTGCCCCTCGGCTTCGACATCGATGCTCCGCGCTGGGACCAGAGCACCTTCATGGGGCGGCTGCGGCACTTCTTCAACATCACCGACCCGCGCACTGTGCTGGTGCCGGAGCGGGAGCTGGACCGGGCGCAGGCCGTGGTGGCAGGCTGCAG GGCTGGGATGGTGCCGCCGGggagcagccaggagcagctgctTTATGCCAAGAAACTGTACGACTCGGCCTTCCACCCTGACAGTGGTGAGAAGATGAACCTCATTGGCAGGATGTCCTTCCAGGTGCCAGGTGGCATGGCCATCACTGGCTTCATGCTACAGTTCTACCG GACAGTGCCAGCCGTGGTGTTCTGGCAGTGGGTGAACCAATCTTTCAACGCCATCGTCAACTACACCAACCGCAATGCTGCATCCCCCATCTCTCTGGC GCAAATAGGAGTGGCTTATGTCACAGCCACCTCAGCAGCCCTGGCCACTGCTGTGGGACTCAACCTCTACACCAAG CGTGCTCCTCCCTTGCTTGCCCGCTGGGTCCCTTTTGCAGCTGTAGCTGCTGCCAACTGTGTGAACATCCCAATGATGAGGCAACA GGAGATTATCCATGGGATCTCAGTGACCGATGAAGACAACAACGAGCTTGGGCACTCCAGG AGAGCAGCGGTGAAGGGCATTGCACAGGTTGTGGTCTCCAGGATCACCATGGCAGCTCCAGGCATGA TCATTCTGCCCATCATCATGGAGCGGCTGGAGAAGTTTCCCTTCATGCAG CGGATCCGGGTTCTCCACGCGccgctgcaggtgctgctgtgtggtggGTT CCTGCTATTCATGGTGCCGGCAGCCTGTGCCCTGTTCCCTCAAAGATG CTCCCTTGCGCTGTCTGACCTTGAGCCGGAGCTGCGGGACAGCATCGTGGCCATGCACGGGGACAAAGTGCCATATGTCTATTTTAACAAAGGGCTGTGA